The nucleotide sequence tcaggtttttctctctcccaaagGACAGACTTGTGCCTTCAGAAGGTAGACAAATTTCTCGcccttcagtcctgttctgcGAACAGCTGGATTAGCCTGTTGGGGACTCTCTCATCCATGGAACAGTTTATGTCCTTGAGAAAGCTGCACATGAGAAACTTGGTGTCAGGCAAATTTCTCGAAATCAATTGCGCGAAGGTAAATTTCTCGAATTCAATTGACcgaaaaataatttctcgaaCTATCATTTTCTCGAATGTCAATTACtcgaaaacaaacaagtaaatttcTCGAACACAATCGAGAGTATCCCATAAGCGCCAAAGACCAATTTATAAAGAGGCTATTAGCATTCCAAGCGTAAATTTCTCGAACACAATCGAAAGTATCCCATAATCGCTAAAGACCAATTCATAAAGAGGCCATTAGCATTCTAAACGCTTCTCATTCTGTTTACAAAATTCTGAATTGAgtttttcctgttatatttttctcCAGTAGTCTCAACCCATCAAGATGGAAGCAACGTATGTTGAGAgtcaaaagggaaggaagaaattatgtttaaatggatatttatatatcaagGACAAAggagtaaataacaaaatttattggaaatgtgaaatgtgcaagaaatttaaatgttcTGCTCGTGCTATCACCATCGAtgataatatagaaaaagagagtGGTGACCACAATCATGCAGGAGATGGGGCTAAAGTCGAAGCTGCGAGAGTccaagaaaaagtgagagaggatGCAATCAATAGTCGGGATACACCCCATTATATAGTGTCTTGTGCTTCAAAGGGGGTAAGTGGGGCTGTTGCGGTGAAACTCCCATCAATATCAAATATGAAGAGGAATATACGCAATATACGAGCTAAGAAAAATGATGTCCCTGCTTTGCCCGATTGCCAAGATCTTATCATCCCGGAAGAATTTACCAAAACTCACAAAGGAGAACTGTTTCTTATGTATGATTCGGGTCCCACAAATGATCGTATATTGATTTTTTCGACACAGAGAAACCTCGATTTACTAGCACGCTCAAGAAACTGGTTCGCTGATGGTACCTTTAAGACggtaccttcaattttttttcagttgtatacAATACATGGTGTGCATTCAGGAAGTATCATACCCCTCGTTTATGCACTATTACCGAACAAAACTCAAGAGACCTACAAAAGATTCCTGcagattgtaaaagaaaaaatcccaacATTTGAGCCAGCCACAATAATGATAGACTTTGAATTGGCCATGATTAGAGCTATAGAGCATGAATTTCCAAGGACAAAATGCCGtggttgtttttttcatttttgtaaatccaTTTATcgcaaaattcaagaaaatggcttCAAAGTACGGTACGACACCGATGCTGAATTTGCTATTCAGGTTCGCCTGTTATTTGCATTAGCATTTGTACCAGTTTTCAAGGTCGAagaaacatttgaatatttaattgaaaatgaagtttttcccGTTGAAATTCAAAGTGTGGTTGACTCTTTTGAAGATACATGGATCGGGCGGCCGCATAGAAATAACCGTAGACGTGCTCCTTTCTTTAAACATGAATTATGGAACTGTTTTGATTATGTCAAGGAAGAAATGCCCAAGACGAACAATGCAGTCGAGGGCTGGCATTACGGTTTCGAACAGCAATTAAGTGCTTGTCATCCATCCATCTGGAAATTTATACAAGGATTACAACGAGAACAAAGTCTACAGGAGCTACGAATTGAACAATATTTGGGAGGTGTTGGTATTCCTGTGCGCAAAAAGAAGTATCGTGACTGTGCAAAAAGGTTACAAACCATTGTAATAAATTATGACGAAGAGAGGCCTGTCGAAGAATATCTACGAAGTGTAGCatacaacatttcattttgattgattaaattttaatactgtatttcattctgaatgataatattttcatacaaacaataaaattataacctttgtatttttttcattccttcgtttacaataaatttttaacatttgtgttTGTCAACCCaaaaggatatatttttccttgaaatacatgaaaatttttccattcaATTTTCTCGACAAAATAGATATCAGTTTTCGAGAAATATGGGATTCGAGAAAATGATAGttcgagaaattatttttcgAGCAATTGAGTTCGAGAATTTGACATTCGAGAAATTTACCTAAAATCGAGAAACTTTCTGAAAATCAGCTGGAACAGCAGAACTACATGCAGTTTTAAAGGCCGTAAAAGAATTTcaactcagaatggaaatagttatactatatattgtgactcaagaagtgttcttcagtctttggaatCTTTTAACCCTGTAGGCTACacccactgattttagagatattggaatggctgctttttgatagctcaaacacaaaaaaactaaaaatgcttatacaggtattatcctacttatgatggggttaggttccaaaaaaaaaaattgtttgttggaaaaaatgtatctcgaatatagcctagcctacactagtgtattcagtaccatgtatacataaatggtagcctagcctacactataaagtgtACTGAAtccatacacggtatagtaattattaatatcagctaattctggaggttcatgcggagtgacttatgataattcagtacaaagagaaactgaataacaaacaagaattagcttaccctacactatggtatatcatatacatatacggtagcctagcctaattatactgtactctatattcacataatatcgtattatatacaaacatcaacataataaacatgcatcttttccatggatcttttaaaatgttatgccttaattcagtGTATCCAATGATAttgtatataattcttatattgcttttgtattataaattgcaatcatagcgatcaatgttttggtttggaaatcgattacatggtcagtttatttcgccgtatttcactcagagcgcttttcttgcttctataGTCAGTGTAAACGAATctgtagatactttatttatatggggcaaggttatttttcgttatgtgAAGTGTtgttaagtcgaaatataacttatatatgtcttgttgtgaaattaattcagctatttttttccttaatagatgacgttggctgtttggggcaggctttgttttgtgtaaaaaatcaagattctgttcgctattttcacttgatttcatcataatacgagcttaacgtatttatcgtttatcggtgtaaaatagcaataatgtgttctttcatgcccagtagtatgattaaaataatttttctccaattttaattacggttgagtttcatccatgttgccgatgcacgataattagcagcttgaacatgttttctcagcttcagctacaacttccggcttaaatttagcagtatatttccttactgatcttttatccataccgaataagggtataaggtaaaaatatattagtcctaCTCTACTGAACGTCATTTGTAgtataactatggtaattgtttattatcgtacgatggttgaaatacaagcaaaactgctgttgttatctgattcggtgataagcaaaacaatagTTTCTCGTCCGGTTGTTtgtggctgtacgcatttatgcaagagtataacattactaacgatacttttatcattctcttttacttttttaactagaagatgggaaatagagatggaggaaaagacgTTGgtgtattgtaatttggtctctcgctgcctgattgtacgctgctgcctgcacccgtgcgaaatttaaaaatataaatattgtcgtatcggtattaattgcttaccccattataaaatcgaattatcgtaaggcgaattatcgtaactcgagcactacctgagtattttaatagttttatcacaaaaagtgcatctagtcataaaaatgagataaaaatacagtaattaatgaatatttttcagtgaaaaataccgttaatgggcgaattttcagcaaataatacatatgtacgttccatagagaaatccgcaaatcaCGAAACTGTGAATACTT is from Macrobrachium rosenbergii isolate ZJJX-2024 chromosome 10, ASM4041242v1, whole genome shotgun sequence and encodes:
- the LOC136842995 gene encoding uncharacterized protein, with translation MEATYVESQKGRKKLCLNGYLYIKDKGVNNKIYWKCEMCKKFKCSARAITIDDNIEKESGDHNHAGDGAKVEAARVQEKVREDAINSRDTPHYIVSCASKGVSGAVAVKLPSISNMKRNIRNIRAKKNDVPALPDCQDLIIPEEFTKTHKGELFLMYDSGPTNDRILIFSTQRNLDLLARSRNWFADGTFKTVPSIFFQLYTIHGVHSGSIIPLVYALLPNKTQETYKRFLQIVKEKIPTFEPATIMIDFELAMIRAIEHEFPRTKCRGCFFHFCKSIYRKIQENGFKVRYDTDAEFAIQVRLLFALAFVPVFKVEETFEYLIENEVFPVEIQSVVDSFEDTWIGRPHRNNRRRAPFFKHELWNCFDYVKEEMPKTNNAVEGWHYGFEQQLSACHPSIWKFIQGLQREQSLQELRIEQYLGGVGIPVRKKKYRDCAKRLQTIVINYDEERPVEEYLRSVAYNISF